Below is a genomic region from Gemmatimonadaceae bacterium.
CCGGCTCGAGCCGGATCGCCGTCTCCAGCTCACGCCGCGCTGTTCCGAGGTCGCCTTCCTCGCGAGCCAGTCGCGACAGGAAGACGTGAGGAGTCGCCATGTTCGGGTTCTCGCGCGCGATCTCCGCGAAAGCGCCCCGCGCTGCCTCGCGACGTCCCGACTGCATCGCCGCGACTGCTTCGTTCATCTGCTTGTCGGGATCGGCTCGGCGCGTGTACACCATATACCCGCCGATCGCCGCCATGATCAGCACGGCAAGCGCGATGATGAACCACAGGTTCGCCGGAATGCGGCTCGGCCTGTCGGTGTACGTCGGCTCCTGTGAAGCCGGAGGAGCGCCCGCCGGCGGAGACGTGCTTGCCGGTGGCGGAGAATACGATGGCGGAGGACGCCGCGGGGGCACCGGACGCGAATAATCGGGTCCCGATGCCGGCGACGGCGCCGCTACCGGCGGGACAGCGGCAGCGGCCTGGTCGCCCGCAGGCGCGGCAAGTCCGGCCTCGAGCTGCCTGTATCCCTCACGTGCAACGACGACGTCATTGTCGGTGGCACGGTATGTGGTGCGATTGGCGCGGTCGCGCGCGCCGAGAAACTCGAGCAGCGCGTAGGCCTGGCCGAGTGAGATCATCTCGCGCTGGCGCAACTCGCGGATGAGTCCCTGACCGCTCAGCGAAGACCCGCCCATGAGTGCGCGGAGCGCGTTCTCGGTTCCCTGCCAGAGCTCGAGGATATCGGCGGCGCGGTCCTCTCCGTCGCGAGAGCGATCGAGCCGCGCGACTATCGGCTCGGCCGCCCTCAGAGTGGCGAGCGCGGACTGCTGGTTGCCGTTCATCTGACTATCCGCAGAAGCCCGGCGTTGGCGCTTCCGCGGATAAAGCTCTCCGCATCCGCCGTGGGAATGGAATATCCCGTGAGCGAATAGCCGCGGCGCGCCTCCGTCTGCATGAACTCCTTCAGCGAGCTCTCGCCCGCGACGCCTCGTGCCTCGCTCATCTTAAGCAGAATCTCCTCCCAGGTTCCTTCGAACGAGTGGTCCTCGTCGATGGTGATGCAGTGCTCGTGCGGCTCCGCCGATTTGTCGCTGGCGAAATTACTCAGCAGCGCTCCGAACAACTCCAGCTGGCCACGGGCCTCGCCCTCGGCAGCTTCCGCCGCCTTGGCCTCGATCTCCGCCAGCATCTCGTCAATGTCGTCCGGCTCGCCGGCAAGCTCGGCCAGGCGTTCTTCCCATGGCTTGAGCTCCGGGTCACTGTCACGCAAACGATAGACCATCTTCTTCAACTCGATGAGTCTCCAGATGCCCAGCTCGTCCCAGTGATCATCCGGCGTCGAGCGATCCAGATGGTACAGGGCCGCCTCGTAGTCTCCCCGGTCGTAAAAAATGTTTCCGAGGTAGATCCGGGCCTCGGCGTGATCCTCATCTATTTTCAGCGCGCGCCTGAGCGTGGCGATCGCCGAGTCGTCCTCGCCGAGCCGGTGCTGCGCATAGCCGATGCAAGACACCGCTTCGGCGGAATCGGGCGTCTGGCGTGCCGCCGTCTCGAAGTACTCGCGCGACTCCTCGATCAGTCCTTCGCGGAAAAGTGCGCGGCCAACCTGAAGCATCAGCTCGATGTCGTCCTCATAGCCGAGCTCGAGCGTGCGGCGGAAGCTTTTCAGCGCCGCGGCCCGCTGCCCGAATCTGAGAAGGGTTTCTCCGAAGCCGGCTAACGCGTCCTCGTGCTCAGGGTCGAGGACCAGGGCTTCCTCGAAGCTCCTGCGCGCCCACGCGTATTCCTCGCGGGCGTGATAGGCGTAACCGACGCCGATGTGCAGCTCCACCGCATTAGGGTAGAGCGCGAGCCCCTCACGAAGTACGTCCAACGCGTCATCGTACTGGCCTTCGTTGTACAGCTGATGCGCTCTCTCATCGTACTCCTCGGAACTCAGAAACGGGGTAGTCATGGGCGGTCACAACCTCCGACTGATCGAGTTGCCATATTGTACTATTCGAAACCGCTTTTGTTCAAGGCAGATTTTGCACAGATTTTGCGCCGAACACGCGGCTACGAGAGCAATTCGTTCCTCTCTTTCGACGCGTTGCGTCGCTTTCACGTCACGACGGCCGTTCGCTCCGTGAAGCGCTCCCAGGAAGCGGTCTCGAGAGCGTCGTCTATCGCCTCCATGAGCGTGTCCACCTCGTCGTCACGGTTGAAGAAATGCGGAGCGACGCGGATGCCCGCTCCGACGCGATAGTCCACGAGAATGTCGCGGGACAGGAGCACCTGCGTCACCTCGTAGCCGTGCGGCACGTCAACGGCGACGGTGCCACCGCGCCTCTTCGGGTCGCGATGGGCGAAGACGCGATAGCCCCGCGCATCGGCCAGCTGGATGAGCCGCGATGTCTGGCGGATGCTCTTCTCCCTGATGGCATCAACTCCGGCGCGCCGGATGATCTTCACACCTTCCGCTGAGGCGTAAAGCGCGGGGATCACGGGCGTGCCGTTGAGCCAGCGGAATGGTCCGGGCGTGTACTCCATCCGCTCTTCGAACGCGAACGGGCGCGAATGCGCCTGCCAGCCCGTGAGCGCGGGAGCCAGCGTGTCACGGATCTCCGGCGATACATAGAGAAAGCAGCCGCCGGGACCGCCGCACAGCCACTTCAGCACGCCGCCGGTGAGGAAGTCCACGCCGCTTCGCCTCACGTCCACGGGAATGATTCCGACCGAGTGGAACGCATCCAGCGACACCAGCGCGCCCATGCTGTGCGCGCGGGCACAGATCGCGTCCGCATCATTAATAAACGCGGATTTGAAAAGCACGTGGGAGATCGCGACGAGACGGGTGCGCTCGTCTATCGCCGCGAGCAGGCGATCCTCGTCTATCGAGATGCCGTCGTCGGAGCGCACCACCACCACCCTCGCGCCGAATCGCTTCGCCAGCTCCTCGTACGCGTATCGAACGGATGGAAAGTCGAACTCGGTCATCACGATCGTGTCTCGTGGCGCGGTGAAATCGATGGCCGAGCAGACCGCGGACTGGGCGATGGTGACGTTGGGCATCATCACGACTTCGCCCGGGCCGGCATTCATCAGCGGCGCGATCTCGTTGCCGACATCCACCGGCATCTCCCACCACCCGCGCGCCCACGCCTTGACGCCAAGCCCGCCCCAGTCAGCCGCGTACTCCGCCAGCCTGCCCGGCACCGATCGAGGCATGGGGCCGAGCGAGTTGGAGACGAGATATGTGGTCCTCTCGAGTATCGGAAATTCTTCGCGGTACTCGAGCAGCCCGTCGGTCACGCGCTACTTCCGCTGCTTGTCGCGCAGCGGCTTGAACTCGGCGTCGGCATTCCACGTTGGGACGCCGGGCGCGTTGGCGAGCTGCCAACCGAAGCGCTGCACGATCCCGGAGAGCTGGACGGCGCCGGAGAGATCCCATCCGGCATGGTACTCGTCGGACGGCTGATGATAGCGGTGGGCCGTATAGTCGTCGTGCTGCTTCGCGCCCCACTCCTTCGGTAGCCCGACGAAGTCGTTGCCTTCCCCGATGGAGACCGATGGGATTCCAACCTTGGCGAGCGAGAAATGGTCGGAGCGGTAGAAGTAGCCTGCTTCCGGATGCGCGTCAGGTGAGAGTCGCATTCCCGACTGTGCAACGAAGCGTGCAAGTGATGGCCCGAGCGAGCTCTTGGTGTCGCCCAGGACGTGCAGATCCTTCACGCGACCGAGGATGTTGCCGCCGTCGACGTTGAGGTTGGCGATGATGCTCGCCGCGGGGACGGTCGGATTCTCCCCGTAGTACTGCGAGCCCAGCAGCCCCGACTCCTCGGCGGTTACGAAGAGAAAAAGCTGGGACCGGCGGGGTTTCGGTGACGCAGCGGCTGACCGGGCGATGGCGAGGACGTCGGCGACCCCTGAAGCATTGTCGCTCGCGCCGTTGTAGATCGAGTCGCCGTTGACGACCGGACCTATGCCGTGGTGATCCCAGTGTGCGCTGTAGGCGACGTACTCGTCGCGGAGCTTCGGGTCGCGGCCCCGCACGACTCCGACGACGTTGGCGGACTTGAGGTGCTCGACCTTGTTGGTGAAGTGCGCGTCCATGTCTATGCCCGTGGCGACCGGACGAAAGTCGCGCGATTCGGCCTGCTTGCGCAGTGTCTGCATGCTGAGCCCCGCCTGAGCGAGGAGGGCCGTGGCCGCGCTGTCGGTGATCCAGCCGCGCACTCCGATCGGTGCGGGCGGCTTCGGGTCGCGGGGAAGCATGCGCTGCTCCTTCGCCCATGAGCCGACGACGGTGTGCCACGGATATCCGGCGCGGTCGGTGGTGTGCACGATGAGCATCCCGGCCGCGCCGCGGCGCTCCGCTTCCTCGAACTTGTAGGTCCAGCGGCCGTAGTAAGTCATCGCCTTGCCGCCGAACAGATTGGGCTCGCTCGCGGGCGCCGGGGGGTCATTTACCAGCACCAGAAGCACCTTCCCCTTCAGATCCATTCCCTTGAAGTCGTCCCATCGGTACTCTGGGGCGAATGCACCGTATCCGATGAATACCAGCTCTCCTCGCGCGACACTCGTCGGCGTGGCGGAGCCGGCCCAGACGACGACGCCCTCGGGATAGCGGAGAGTTGCGGTGGCCTTTCCGCTTGCCGTGACGCTGACGGAGCCGTTCGTCGCGCCCACGACGTCAATCGGCACTTCCTGGAAATAGGAGCCCGTGACTCCCGGTTCGACGCCGAAGGCCTTGAGCTGTGTGGCGATGTATTCCGTGGAAAGCTTGTCGCCGCGGGTCGCCGGTGCGCGCCCCTCGAGGAGATCCGACGCGAGGAACTGGATGTGCGCGTCTATCTCATTCGGCGTGATGCGCTGGAGCTGTGGTACGGCCTGAGCGTGGAGTGAGGCAAGCGGCGCAAGGAGCGCGGCAACGAGAACGAGGCGGGCTGATTTCATGTCGGCGATGTTATGCGGTTGGGTGGTGGATCGTAAGATAATAGCGAGTCGCACCTTCTTCTGAATCCATGCCGTCACTCAGTCTCGATTATCCGTCCCGCGCCTCCGCGCCGCACCCGCGAAAGATCGCCCTCGTACTTGGCGGCGGTGGTCTCAAGGGGTTCGCGCACATTGGCGTGCTGGCCGCGCTCGAGGAGAAGGGAATCGTGCCCGCGGTACTCGCGGGAACCAGCATCGGATCGCTGATCTGCGCGGCTCAGGCAGGCGGCATGTCCATAGATGACATGACCGACCACGCCAAGGCACTGCGGCGACGGGATCTGTTCCGCTTTGACCGGCTGGGGATGCTTCTCGAGAGAGCACACGCACCATCCATCTACCAGGGTGGTCCGCTGCGCGATGTGTGCGCATCGATAGTGCGTGATGCGCAATTCGACGAGCTGGACACAACTCTGCTCGTGAATACCGTGGATCTCCAGCGCGGATCACCCGTCGTGTGGGGAGTTCCCGGGCTGCGGGACGTGAGCGTGCTCGATGCCGTTTACGCGTCGTGCGCGCTGCCGGGGTTCTATCCGCCGGGCACGGTGGGAGACCGGACCTGCGTGGACGGCGGTGTGATTGACAACCTTCCGGTCGGGGTAGCGTCTCAGGGAATGGACGCGGTGATCGCTGTGGATACCGGCAGCAGCTCGCTCGTCACGCAGCGCGACATCGCCCGGAACGGATTCACGGCTATCTACATGCGAGCCGCGACGACGATGATGCACGCCCTGCAGTTGTCTCCGTTGGAGCGATGGGCGGGTCCACCGATGATCCTCGTCAGGCCGCGCGTCTCGCACATCGACTGGTTCAGCTTCACGCAGACCGATGAGTTGATCGAAGCCGGGTACAAGGCGGCGATGGAGGCGCTCAAGCACTTCGACGAGACCCTCGAGGCCGAGAGCGGCATCTTCCCGCGGCGGGCCATGCGCATCTCGGTGAACCGGGAGAAGTGCATCGGGTGCACGCTGTGCGTTGCGCTGGCGCCGCAAGTGATGGCAATGGACGATACCGGCAAGGCGGTTCCGCGGATCCCTGTGGTGGACTGGTCACCCGCTGATGGAGACTTCGTGCATCACTGCCCGACCTACGCGATCGGGGCCGAGCCGGCCGTAGCGAATGGGAAGGAGAACATCCATGAGGCGATTGAAGCCAAAACGCCCGAGGAGAAAGAAGAGCGGCTGGAAACGGCTTGAAGGTGAACCGAGCACCCGCCCAACTCCGGATTCCGTAGTGGGTCAGTTTCGAGTTGGCAGGATGGAGGCGAGCCGCCCTGCGTGCCACGGAGAATGGAGGCCCTCAGCACCGCACTATGCGTGGTCCCGCAGTTCCCCCAACAACCGTTTTCCTCCGTGTGCTTCGTGTCTTGTGGCAAGTGCAGAGACATGGCTAAACTGACCCACTACTCCGGATTCCACCACGACACGCGTTCGTCTCGCGATATGCTACATTTAGAATAGCCTGACGCCCGCCAAAACCCAGGGCGCCAGTGGCTCAGAGCAACCGGCCAGCGCACGGCGCGGCCTGTTCCAGAGAAAGACACCATGACACACCCGAATTCCTTCGGAAGCCGGTCCACGCTCGAGGCCGGGGGGCGCCAGTACACCATCTACCGCCTCGATTCGCTCGAATCGGTCTCCGGCGGCAAGGCCGCCAGACTCCCCTACAGTCTCAAGATTCTCCTCGAAAACCTGCTCCGTAACGAGGACGGCAAGTTCGTCAGGCGCGAGGACATCGAAGGCCTCGCCAACTGGGATGTGAAGGGCAAGACGGAGAATGAGATCGCCTTCAGAACCGCCCGCGTCCTCCTTCAGGACTTCACCGGCGTTCCTGCCGTGGTGGACCTCGCGGCGATGCGCGACGCGCTGGCACGGCTCGGCGGCGATCCGAAGAAGATCAATCCGCTTCAGCCCGTGGATCTCGTGATCGACCACTCGGTGCAGGTGGACGAGTACGGCTCCGAGGCGTCGTTCCTGATCAACGCAAATCTCGAGTTCGATCGCAACCAGGAGCGCTACGCATTCCTCCGCTGGGGACAGAAGGCGCTGCAGAATTTCCGCGTCGTTCCGCCCGATACCGGCATCGTGCACCAGATCAATCTCGAGTATCTCGCGCAAGCTGTCTTCGTTCACGACGCCAATGGGGAAACGACGGCTTATCCCGACTCGCTCGTCGGCACGGACTCGCACACCACGATGATCAACGGCCTTGGCGTACTCGGCTGGGGCGTCGGCGGAATCGAAGCGGAAGCGGCGATGCTGGGACAGCCGGTATCCATGCTGATTCCCGAAGTCGTGGGATTCAAGCTGTATGGCAAGCTTCCGCCCGGCGCCACCGCCACGGATCTCGTGCTCACGGTCACGCAGCTCCTCAGGCAGAAGAAGGTCGTCGGCAAGTTCGTCGAGTTCTACGGAGCGGGACTCTCGTCCCTCTCGCTGGCTGACCGCGCGACGATCGCCAACATGGCGCCGGAGTACGGCGCGACCATGGGCTTCTTCCCGATCGATGCGGAGACGGTCAACTACCTTCGCTTCACGGGACGCGACGAGGCGCAGGTTCAGCTCGTCGAGGCATATGCAAAGCTTCAGGGCCTGTATCGCACCGACGACACGCCCGATCCCGTTTTCAGTGACACGCTGGATCTCGATCTTGCGACCATCGAGCCGAGTCTCGCGGGGCCGAAGCGGCCGCAGGATCGCGTACCACTCAAGCTTTCGAAGCAGCTCTTCCGCGAAGCGCTGGCGGGCGATCTGCAGAAAACCGGCACGCTGGCAGGAGTCGCCGCGGCGAAGCAGGCAATGTCGGTGTCGGCATCACCTCAGCTCTCGCCCAGTGTTGTCGCCACGAGTCACGACGAGCAGGCGGGGGCGGACACCGCTGTGCCGGTGGAGATGAACGGCGAGAAGTTCGGTCTGCGCCATGGCTCGGTCGTGATCGCCGCGATAACGAGCTGCACCAACACGTCGAACCCGAGCGTGATGCTCGCGGCGGGTCTGCTCGCGCGGAACGCGGTCGCGAAGGGACTGAGCACGAAGCCGTGGGTGAAGACAAGTCTCGCCCCGGGATCCAAGGTGGTGACCGACTACTTCACGGCGGCGGGCGTTCTCGAACCGCTCCAGAAGCTGCGGTTCAACGTCGTCGGTTACGGATGCACGACGTGCATCGGCAACTCCGGTCCGCTGCCGCAGCCGGTCGCGGACGCGGTCGAAGCAAACAAGCTCGTCGTGGTGGCGGTGCTCTCGGGCAACCGCAACTTCGAGGGGCGCATCAATCCTCTCACGCGGTTCAACTACCTGGCGTCGCCGCCGCTCGTCGTTGCGTACGCGCTCGCCGGGCGGATGGACATTGACTTCAACACCGAGCCGCTTGGTGTCGGCAAGGACGGGCCGGTATTCCTGCGCGACATCTGGCCGGCTCCGAAGGAAGTCGAGGACGAGATCCTGCGCTCGGTCAAGGCGGACATGTTCAAGACGCAGTACGCGAACGTGTTCGATGGCGACGACAACTGGCGCTCGCTGCCGGTCCCGGAAGGCGATCTCTACGCGTGGGATCAGGACTCGACCTACGTGAAGAATCCGCCGTTCTTCGACGGAATGACGCTGACGCCTCCCGGTGTGCACCCGATTCACGAGGCGCGTGCGCTGGCGATGCTCGGCGACTCCATCACCACGGATCACATCTCACCGGCGGGCTCGATTCCGGCGGCGAGCCCCGCGGGCAAGTGGCTGATCGCGCATGGAGTGAAGACGACCGACTTCAACTCGTACGGCGCGCGCCGAGGCAACCACGAAGTGATGATGCGCGGAACATTCGCCAACATCCGGCTGCGGAACGAGCTCGCCCCAGGGACGGAGGGCGGCTGGACGGCGGTGTCGCACGGCGGTGACGCCGTGACGATCTACGACGCGTCCATGGAATATCAGCGGCAGGACGTGCCGCTGGTGATCATCGCCGGAAAGGAATACGGCACCGGATCGTCGCGCGATTGGGCGGCGAAGGGTACACTGCTGCTCGGCGTGAGAGCGGTGATCGCCGAGTCGTTCGAGCGCATTCACCGGTCGAACCTGGTGGGGATGGGAGTGCTGCCGCTCGAGCTCATCAACGGGCAGACGCGGCAAACGCTCGGGCTCACCGGCTTCGAGACGTTCGACATCGTCGGCATGTCCGACGAGATGAAGCCGCGCGCGACTCTGACCGTGCGCGCGACGGGCGACGATGGCGCGGTGAGGGTATTCCAGGCGGTATCGAGAATAGATACGCCGGAAGAGATGAGCTACTTCAGGCACGGGGGCATCCTTCCTTACGTGCTGCGGCAGCTCGTCGGCTGACTACCCGGCCATCTCCGTCTTCTTCCTGGTGAAGCGGAGCCGCGGAATCGCATCGTGTATCTGCTCGGTGACTTCGCGCTGCATGCGCACCGGATCGAGAGGCTGCAGCATGTCCCTCAATTCGGGATCGTTCCCCACGGTATGGCCCAGCCGGGTGTACAGCCCCGCAATGAGATGCAGTGTCTTGGTGACCTCTTCCTCGATGCGGAGATTTATCTGAAGAGCCAGCTCTTCCCTCAACTCGCCAATCGCCGACTCCCTGCTCTGGCTCATGAGCACGAAAATGGACAGGAAGATGGCCTCGAGTGAGACGATCATCGTCAGAAGTCCGTACGGGAACGGATCGAACTTCGGAAGAGCCGTGAATTTGCTGTTCCAGACAAGCCAGGTTGTAAACGCGACCGCGTGAGCGACGAAAAAACCGGTCGAGCTCGCGAGGCGCGTCAGCCAGTCCGCAGCGACCTGCATCCGTGTGTGCTCGCCGGAGTGTTGCGCCTTGATGGCGCGAAAGGTGGTGTGAATGCGGCTGCTACGCCGGGTACGCCGGTCGTATCCCGCCGGCAGCGGGCTTCCATGCTGCGTCCTCAGCATCTCCGGCAGAATCGTGTCTTGGTTGAGGTCGTCTTCGGTCATGGCAATTGGTCGAGGATGTTGATGGCTACTGAAACACAAAGAGTCCGAATATCGCGATGAACATCGCTAAAGTGGCCGCCGAAAGTGGGTCAACCCACGCGAATGCGGCGTGAGTGATGTGGTGAGAATGATAAAATACATCGCGACATTCGATGCGAACGTGCCAATCCCTACGTCCAGCTTTCTTCGCTGGATCTCGAACTTCGACGCGCCGATCCGATCCACCACGCGCCGCCTTCCGATGAGCTTCTCCTCCTCCACTTCCTGAGACGTCTGCCAGAAGCCCTTACTGGCCGCATCCTCGCGAGTCTTCGTACGCCTGTCGCTTCCGCGGAGCAGAATCTCCGCAGGCCGTTTTTTCGGGAGAACCTTCAATCGGATCGCAAGTCTGGTGGAAGGTTTCGAAATCGGGGTAAACGTACCAGCTTTCAGAAGCCATGAATACGACAGTCACCGTCGGATTGATCCAGGAGTCCGTGACCTCCGACGCGAACGCAAATGTCGAGCGCGCCGTCGAGCGGGTGCGCGAGGCGGCCTCGCGCGGAGTACAGATCATCTGCCTCCAGGAACTCTTCAACGCCCCCTATTTCTGCAAGGCGCAGAAGTCCGAGCGCTTCGACCTCGCCGAGCCGATTCCGGGCCCAGCGGTGGAGCGGATGCAGAAGGTCGCGCAGGAGCTCGAGGTTGTTCTGATCGTTCCGGTCTTCGAGCGGCAGGCCGCAGGTGTGTATCGCAATTCAGCCGCGATTGTCGACGCCGACGGATCCATGCTCGGCGTGTATCGCAAGATGCACATCCCCGACGATCCGCTGTTCTACGAGAAGTACTACTTCACCCCCGGCGACTCGAACGTCTCGTACGATGGCGCGCACAAAGGGGCGAGCGGGTTCTGCGTGTGGAACACCCGCTACGCGAAGATCGGCGTGCTGATCTGCTGGGATCAATGGTATCCGGAGGCGGCGCGCATCAACGCCCTGCTCGGCGCCGAGATTCTTTTCTATCCGACGGCGATCGGGTGGCATCCCTCGGAGAAGGCGGAGTTCGGCAAGGCGCAGGTGGATGCATGGCGGACGGCGCAGCGCGCGCACGCAATCGCCAACGGCGTGTTCGTCGCGTCTCCGAACCGTGTCGGCCACGAGGACGAGGAAGGGACGGACGGCATTGAGTTCTTCGGTCATTCGTTCATCTCCGATCCGTTCGGGCGCATTCTCACCGAAGCGGGTACGGAGCCGGCGGTTCTGGTCGCCGAGTGCGACCGCAGGCTGATCGAGGATACGCGTCGCAACTGGCCGTTCCTGCGGGATCGGCGGATAGACGCCTACGGCCCGATTCTCAACAGGTACATCGGATGACAGCCGCGAAGCCCGCGGTGGCACCGTGGGCTGTCGTGACATCGTCACATCCTGCCGGAAGTCGCATCATGCCGGCGGAATGGGAGCGCCATGATGCCACGTGGATCGCGTGGCCGCACGACGAGCCGGACTGGCCCGGCAAGCTGGGTGCGATTCCGTGGGTGTACGCGGAAATAGTTCGTGCGCTGCACACGCACGAGCGCGTCGAGATTCTCTGTCATGACGAATCCGTCCGAAACGCGGCAAGAGTGGCGCTCGATGCTCACGCCGTGGACTCCGCCGGGTACCGTCTGCATCTGGTACCGAACGACCGGGTGTGGCTACGCGATTCGGCTCCGACGTTCGTGTGGAACGAGACCGGCGCGATAGAGATGGTGAACTGGCGCTTCAACGGGTGGGCCAAGTACCACAACTACACGCGCGACGAGAGGGTCGGCGAGGCGGTGGAGAAGATCACCGGCCTCCCGCGCGTGACGGCGAAGCGCCCCGACGACGGCTCGTGGCTCGTCATCGAGGGTGGCGGCATCGAGACGGACGGCGCCGGATCGCTGCTAGTGACCGAGGAATGGCTGCTGAGCGACGTCCAGATCCGGAATCCCGGCATGACGCGGCAGGACTACGAATCGGCGTTCGCCGAGTATCTCGGCATCACCAATACCATTTGGCTGGGCGAGGGATGCGTCGGTGACGACACGCACGGTCATATAGATGACATCGCGCGGTTCGCTGCCCCGGGGGTCGTGCTGCTGGCGTACGAGGATGATCCTGCCGATGCCAATCACCCCCAGTCGGCTGATAACCTGTCGCGACTGGAAAGCGCGGCGAAGCGCAGTCCGTTGCGGGTCGTCCGCCTGCCCTACCCCCGGCCGGTCATCATGGAAGGTCAGCGCTTGCCGGCGAGCTACGCGAATTTCTACATCGCCAACGACGTGGTGCTCGTTCCGACATTCAACGATCCGAACGACCGCGTCGCGCTGGAGATGATCGCGCGCGAGTTTTCTGGCCGCGAAGTCGTGGGAATACACGCCGTGGATCTGGTATGGGGACTCGGCACGTTGCATTGCCTCACACAGCAGCAGCCGGCTCCCACCGGTAATGATTCTGGCAGCGGAAGCGCTGTGTGAACTCAGGGTCGCCGGAAGCGGTCCGCTCCGGCTTGCCGGGTCGCCCTTATACGGTGGTGTACGACGGTCACTGCAACGTATGCAGGAGACTCGTGCGGATGGTCACCAAATGGGACAGGCGCGGCGACCTGGAGATTCTTCCTTCACAGACGCCGGGTCTTCACGCACGCTTTCAGTGGATTCCGGCGCACGCCTTTCTCGAATCGGTGCAGGTGGTCGAGAACGGAACTGGATTGACGTGGCAGGGCGCGGCCGCACTCGAGCGGCTCCTCGATACCCTGCCGAAGGGACCGCTCATCTCGTGGATTTTCTCGATTCCATTCGCGCGGCCGATCGTCGAGCGATTCTACCGCTGGTTCGCGCGTAATCGGTACCGGCTCGGCTGCGGAGAGCACTGCCAGCTCCGCGAGCCGAACCTCGACTGCAAGGGTTGAAGTAGCGACTGAGAAGCCATCGGCCCGTGACCACGCCCCGCCACCCTCGTCCAATTGACGGGTGGGGATGCACCGCGCCCCTTCGGAGAAATACTTGAGACTCACGGGACTTTTCATCGGTCTGGCCTTTGTCGCGGGATGCAGCAAGGGCACGAACTCATATACGGTAGGCGCCGCGGGTCCCTGGAAGGAGGGATACGGCGTCATGAGCCGCCGCGGGATCGATCTTGCGGTAGATGAGATCAACCGCAACGGCGGGATCAACGGCGTACCGCTCAAGGTCGTTCCCCGCGACGACGAGGCCAACAGTGCTCGGGCGGCGGCGATCGCACAGGAGTTCGTCGCCGATCCGAGCGTGCTTGCAGTGATCGGCCACGTCAACTCGGGTGCGATGCTCGCCGCGGCCCACATCTATGACGGCCAGCTGACCGCGGTCGCGACCACGGCGTCTTCGCCGGATCTCACCGGGGTGTCGAAATGGACCTTTCGCGTCATCTCGAGCGATTCGCTCAACGGCGTCATTCTCGCGCGGTTCGCATCGCGCATCGGCGGTACGTCGGCCGACCTGAAGCAGGCGTCGGTTCTCTACGAGAACGATTCCTATGGACGCGGTCTGGCTGACGCGTTCCGGCGCGCCTTCCGCGGCACGATCATCAGCTTCGATCCGATCAGCGAGCACCTGGATCCCGAGCCGTTCGTGTCGTACCTGAAAATGCGCCGGCCCGGCATCGTGTT
It encodes:
- a CDS encoding tetratricopeptide repeat protein gives rise to the protein MTTPFLSSEEYDERAHQLYNEGQYDDALDVLREGLALYPNAVELHIGVGYAYHAREEYAWARRSFEEALVLDPEHEDALAGFGETLLRFGQRAAALKSFRRTLELGYEDDIELMLQVGRALFREGLIEESREYFETAARQTPDSAEAVSCIGYAQHRLGEDDSAIATLRRALKIDEDHAEARIYLGNIFYDRGDYEAALYHLDRSTPDDHWDELGIWRLIELKKMVYRLRDSDPELKPWEERLAELAGEPDDIDEMLAEIEAKAAEAAEGEARGQLELFGALLSNFASDKSAEPHEHCITIDEDHSFEGTWEEILLKMSEARGVAGESSLKEFMQTEARRGYSLTGYSIPTADAESFIRGSANAGLLRIVR
- a CDS encoding aminotransferase class V-fold PLP-dependent enzyme, producing MTDGLLEYREEFPILERTTYLVSNSLGPMPRSVPGRLAEYAADWGGLGVKAWARGWWEMPVDVGNEIAPLMNAGPGEVVMMPNVTIAQSAVCSAIDFTAPRDTIVMTEFDFPSVRYAYEELAKRFGARVVVVRSDDGISIDEDRLLAAIDERTRLVAISHVLFKSAFINDADAICARAHSMGALVSLDAFHSVGIIPVDVRRSGVDFLTGGVLKWLCGGPGGCFLYVSPEIRDTLAPALTGWQAHSRPFAFEERMEYTPGPFRWLNGTPVIPALYASAEGVKIIRRAGVDAIREKSIRQTSRLIQLADARGYRVFAHRDPKRRGGTVAVDVPHGYEVTQVLLSRDILVDYRVGAGIRVAPHFFNRDDEVDTLMEAIDDALETASWERFTERTAVVT
- a CDS encoding M28 family peptidase, with product MTAWIQKKVRLAIILRSTTQPHNIADMKSARLVLVAALLAPLASLHAQAVPQLQRITPNEIDAHIQFLASDLLEGRAPATRGDKLSTEYIATQLKAFGVEPGVTGSYFQEVPIDVVGATNGSVSVTASGKATATLRYPEGVVVWAGSATPTSVARGELVFIGYGAFAPEYRWDDFKGMDLKGKVLLVLVNDPPAPASEPNLFGGKAMTYYGRWTYKFEEAERRGAAGMLIVHTTDRAGYPWHTVVGSWAKEQRMLPRDPKPPAPIGVRGWITDSAATALLAQAGLSMQTLRKQAESRDFRPVATGIDMDAHFTNKVEHLKSANVVGVVRGRDPKLRDEYVAYSAHWDHHGIGPVVNGDSIYNGASDNASGVADVLAIARSAAASPKPRRSQLFLFVTAEESGLLGSQYYGENPTVPAASIIANLNVDGGNILGRVKDLHVLGDTKSSLGPSLARFVAQSGMRLSPDAHPEAGYFYRSDHFSLAKVGIPSVSIGEGNDFVGLPKEWGAKQHDDYTAHRYHQPSDEYHAGWDLSGAVQLSGIVQRFGWQLANAPGVPTWNADAEFKPLRDKQRK
- a CDS encoding patatin-like phospholipase family protein translates to MPSLSLDYPSRASAPHPRKIALVLGGGGLKGFAHIGVLAALEEKGIVPAVLAGTSIGSLICAAQAGGMSIDDMTDHAKALRRRDLFRFDRLGMLLERAHAPSIYQGGPLRDVCASIVRDAQFDELDTTLLVNTVDLQRGSPVVWGVPGLRDVSVLDAVYASCALPGFYPPGTVGDRTCVDGGVIDNLPVGVASQGMDAVIAVDTGSSSLVTQRDIARNGFTAIYMRAATTMMHALQLSPLERWAGPPMILVRPRVSHIDWFSFTQTDELIEAGYKAAMEALKHFDETLEAESGIFPRRAMRISVNREKCIGCTLCVALAPQVMAMDDTGKAVPRIPVVDWSPADGDFVHHCPTYAIGAEPAVANGKENIHEAIEAKTPEEKEERLETA